From Mucilaginibacter gotjawali:
CCGGTTTTGAGCAAACTGACGGGGGCCTTGCTGTTAACTTAAAGTCGGGTGATGTACTGGATGCCGATATTGTGATCCTGTCGATCGGGGTGCGTCCTGATACCAGGCTGGCAGCAGGCGCCGGGTTAAAAATTGGCGAAGGGCGGGGAATATACGTTAACGAATACCTGCAAACATCCAACCCCGATATTTACGCAGTTGGCGATGCCATTGAATTTGAAAACCCTATTACCGGGCAGGCAATGGTTACCTACCTTGCCGGGCCGGCCAATAAACAAGGGCGGATTTGTGCCAATAACATCGTAATGGGCAATGTGCAGCAATATCATGGTTCCATTAATACTGCTATAGTGCAGGTGTTTGGCATGACTGTTGGCACGGCCGGCACGGCATCAAAACATTTAAAAGCCGCCGGCATCAAACATACGGTATCAACTACCAGTAGCGGCTCGCATGCGGGGTATTTCCCCGGTGCAAAGCAAATGACCATTCAGGTTGCTTTTTCGCCTGATAACGGGCGCCTATATAACGCGCAGGTTGCAGGGTTTGACGGTGCGGATAAGCGCCTGGATATCTTATCATCGGTTATTAAAAGAAACGGTACTATTGATGAACTCGTTGAATTTGAACACGCCTATGCTCCGCCGTATTCATCGGCAAAAGACCCGGTGAACATGGCCGGATTTGTCGCTGAAAACATACTGCTGGGCCGCCTGAATATATTTTATTGGGACGAAACGAATAAAATTGGCGAAGATGACCTGCTTCTGGATGTGAGGAGCCCGGAAGAATACCGGGCTGGCTATATTGGCGGAGCCATTAACATACCCATTGATGAACTGCGTGGCAGAATGGATGAGCTATCAACCCAAAAGAATATTTATATTTATTGCGAAGCCGGTTTAAGGGGATACCTTGCCCAGCGTATATTAAGGCAAAGCGGGTTCAATAATGTATACAATCTTTCGGGAGGATACCGGTTATGGAAAAACTGTACGGCGGAAACTGAGCAAAACACCATTGAGGTTGTTTGCTGATTGTTGAACTAATGAATAATTTTGTATGAAGATTGTTGAAATGGAAAAGGCGCCAATAAAGCGTTTGCCAATGTGGCCCGCTGTAATTACCGGCAAATGCCCACGGTGCCGTGTGGGAAATATTTACGAAAAGCCAATGTATAGCCTGGTCGGGCAAAAAATCAACAAGGCCTGCCCGCATTGCGGCTTTGTTTACGAACGGGAGCCTGGCTATTTTTACGCTGCGATGTATATTAGTTATGCTTTCATTGTGGCTGAGCTGGTAACGCTGGCGGTGGGCACCTCGATATTAACCGGCAGCCATAACCCATGGCTTTATATCGCCATATTACTCAGTGTGACAGGTGTGCTTGCGCCATTTAATTTAAGATACTCGAAGGTATTGTTATTACACTGGCTTACGCCCGGAATCAGGTACATGCCGGAGTACAGCGTGGAAAAGGACACGGCGGCTTAGTTGAACGATCATAGTCACCAACATCAAAGCAAAATTAATGATCGATGAAAAGTTTTTGGGATGAGCGTTATAGCGCGAAAGAATATATTTACGGAGAAGAGCCAAACGTTTTCTTTGCTGCCGAGTTGCGCAAACTAAAACCCGGCACCATTATTCTGCCCTGCGATGGCGAGGGCCGCAATGGTGTTTATGCGGCATCTGCCGGCTGGACCGTGAAAGCCTTTGATGGAAGCGAAGAAGGAAAGGCCAAGGCTTTGCAACTGGCAGCGCTAAAAAAGGTGGAAATTGAATATGTCACCGGGGATGCCGCAACAATAACTTATCCTGAAAAGAGTGCCGATGCCGTTGCTTTTATCTACGCACATTTACCTCCTGACGTCC
This genomic window contains:
- a CDS encoding class I SAM-dependent methyltransferase encodes the protein MKSFWDERYSAKEYIYGEEPNVFFAAELRKLKPGTIILPCDGEGRNGVYAASAGWTVKAFDGSEEGKAKALQLAALKKVEIEYVTGDAATITYPEKSADAVAFIYAHLPPDVRKTAHQNAIKWLKPGGVLILEVFNPAQLNNTSGGPKDVAMLYTKEMLQKDFELLETVLLQTLVTTIDEGDRHQGKADIIRYIGIKNKTLMLRAWGLVVILRQ
- a CDS encoding DUF983 domain-containing protein, yielding MKIVEMEKAPIKRLPMWPAVITGKCPRCRVGNIYEKPMYSLVGQKINKACPHCGFVYEREPGYFYAAMYISYAFIVAELVTLAVGTSILTGSHNPWLYIAILLSVTGVLAPFNLRYSKVLLLHWLTPGIRYMPEYSVEKDTAA
- a CDS encoding FAD-dependent oxidoreductase — translated: MRYIIIGAVAGGASTAARLRRLDEHAEIIIFEKGEYISYANCGLPYYIGEVITDRNKLFVQTAASFNQRFNIDVRVLTEVTGIDPGKKTVTAENQVTGDVYEETYDKLVLSPGAGPIRPPLPGIGNDGIFTLRNVSDTDYIKKYIYHKQAKKAVVVGGGFIGLEMAENLHGLGLDVTIIEMGNQVMAPLDFPLAAIVQQHIRSLGVHLYLNNAVTGFEQTDGGLAVNLKSGDVLDADIVILSIGVRPDTRLAAGAGLKIGEGRGIYVNEYLQTSNPDIYAVGDAIEFENPITGQAMVTYLAGPANKQGRICANNIVMGNVQQYHGSINTAIVQVFGMTVGTAGTASKHLKAAGIKHTVSTTSSGSHAGYFPGAKQMTIQVAFSPDNGRLYNAQVAGFDGADKRLDILSSVIKRNGTIDELVEFEHAYAPPYSSAKDPVNMAGFVAENILLGRLNIFYWDETNKIGEDDLLLDVRSPEEYRAGYIGGAINIPIDELRGRMDELSTQKNIYIYCEAGLRGYLAQRILRQSGFNNVYNLSGGYRLWKNCTAETEQNTIEVVC